One segment of Rosa chinensis cultivar Old Blush chromosome 6, RchiOBHm-V2, whole genome shotgun sequence DNA contains the following:
- the LOC112172937 gene encoding BRI1 kinase inhibitor 1, with translation MDTHLLEKTREKAAGNNMLQEKPQSPVTASPPSASSSPSHEFSFTVSLHHSSSTSIPDHSKNNNKAKTPPSFAIDLSPADDIFFHGHLLPLQFLSHLPISPRSSTNSLDSFTLPIRDLVDDQEPTKESNNCSTALGATTSSTRRRATAAAISKRARAAMARRGENQVQVLFDFRVTKKAKRLRREGGQGGEAQEEDEV, from the coding sequence ATGGACACCCATCTGCTTGAAAAGACCAGAGAAAAAGCTGCAGGCAACAACATGCTTCAAGAAAAGCCACAGTCACCGGTTACAGCCTCACCACCCTCAGcttcctcttctccttctcatGAATTCTCCTTCACAGTCTCTCTTCATCACTCTTCTTCCACATCAATCCCTGATCATAgtaagaacaacaacaaagccAAAACTCCGCCTTCTTTCGCTATTGACTTGTCTCCTGCAGATGACATTTTCTTCCATGGCCATTTGCTTCCTTTGCAGTTCCTCTCTCACCTTCCTATCTCTCCTCGCTCCTCTACTAACTCCTTAGATAGCTTCACTCTTCCCATTAGAGACTTAGTAGACGATCAAGAACCAACCAAGGAAAGCAACAACTGTAGCACAGCATTGGGAGCAACAACATcatcaacaagaagaagagcaaCAGCAGCAGCAATATCCAAGAGAGCAAGAGCCGCAATGGCGAGACGAGGGGAGAACCAAGTCCAAGTCCTTTTCGATTTTCGGGTTACCAAAAAGGCGAAAAGATTGCGAAGAGAGGGAGGACAAGGAGGGGAAGCACAAGAGGAAGATGAGGTTTGA